From Peromyscus maniculatus bairdii isolate BWxNUB_F1_BW_parent chromosome 8, HU_Pman_BW_mat_3.1, whole genome shotgun sequence, a single genomic window includes:
- the Emc6 gene encoding ER membrane protein complex subunit 6 yields MAAVVAKREGPPFISEAAVRGNAAVLDYCRTSVSALSGATAGILGLTGLYGFIFYLLASVLLSLLLILKAGRRWNKYFKSRRPLFTGGLIGGLFTYVLFWTFLYGMVHVY; encoded by the coding sequence ATGGCCGCGGTGGTGGCCAAGCGGGAAGGGCCGCCGTTCATCAGCGAGGCAGCCGTGCGAGGCAACGCCGCGGTCCTCGATTACTGCCGGACCTCGGTGTCAGCGCTGTCGGGGGCCACCGCCGGCATCCTCGGCCTCACCGGCCTCTACGGCTTCATCTTCTACCTGCTCGCCTCCGTCCTGCTCTCCCTGCTCCTGATTCTCAAAGCGGGAAGGAGGTGGAACAAATACTTTAAGTCACGGAGACCTCTCTTTACAGGAGGCCTCATCGGAGGCCTCTTCACCTACGTCCTCTTCTGGACGTTCCTCTATGGCATGGTGCACGTCTACTGA
- the Tax1bp3 gene encoding tax1-binding protein 3: MSYIPGQPVTAVVQRVEIHKLRQGENLILGFSIGGGIDQDPSQNPFSEDKTDKGIYVTRISEGGPAEIAGLQIGDKIMQVNGWDMTMVTHDQARKRLTKRSEEVVRLLVTRQSLQKAVQQSMLS; this comes from the exons ATGTCCTACATCCCGGGCCAGCCTGTCACCGCCGTAGTG CAAAGAGTTGAAATTCATAAGTTGCGTCAAGGTGAGAACTTAATCCTGGGCTTCAGTATTGGAGGTGGGATCGACCAGGACCCTTCCCAGAATCCCTTCTCGGAAGATAAAACAGACAAG GGCATTTACGTCACACGGATATCTGAGGGAGGCCCTGCTGAAATTGCTGGGCTGCAGATTGGAGACAAGATCATGCAG GTGAACGGCTGGGACATGACTATGGTCACCCATGACCAGGCTCGGAAGCGGCTCACCAAACGCTCGGAGGAAGTGGTGCGTCTGCTGGTGACCCGGCAGTCTCTGCAGAAGGCCGTACAGCAGTCTATGCTGTCCTAG
- the Ctns gene encoding cystinosin isoform X2: protein MMRNWLFILTLFLLKSIEKCESTVSLIVPPTVKLENGSSTNVSITLGHPLNTTLVITFEITFHSKNLTILELPDEVVVPPGEKNASFQVTSQNVGQVTVYLHGNHSNQTCPRIRFLVIHSRIVSIINQVIGWIYFMAWSVSFYPQVIQNWRRKSVVGLSFDFLALNLTGFVAYSVFNIGLLWVPYIQEQFLLKYPNGVNPVDNNDVFFSLHAVALTLIIILQCCLYERGNQRVSWPSVGFLVLAWLFVLVTMIVAAVGVTTWLQFLFCFSYIKLVITLIKYFPQAYMNFYYKSTEGWSIGGVLLDFTGGSFSLLQMFLQSYNNDEWTLIFGDPTKFGLGVFTIFFDVVFFIQHYCLYRKKPGLQAAHTGLQPMALPQTTSVSGSSLKG, encoded by the exons ATGATGAGGAATTGGCTGTTTATTTTGACCCTTTTCCTCTTGAAGTCCATAGAGAAATGTG AGTCAACTGTCAGTCTCATTGTGCCTCCCACTGTGAAGCTGGAAAATGGCAGTTCAACCAACGTCAGCATCACCCTTGG GCATCCATTAAATACAACCTTGGTGATCACTTTTGAAATCACGTTTCATTCAAAAAATCTCACTATTCTGGAACTTCCTGATGAA GTCGTAGTGCCTCCCGGAGAGAAGAATGCCTCTTTCCAAGTGACTTCTCAAAACGTTGGACAAGTGACTGTTTATCTGCACGGAAATCATTCCAACCAGACCTG CCCCAGGATTCGGTTCTTGGTGATCCACAGCAGAATCGTTAGCATCATAAACCAGGTGATTGGCTGGATCTACTTCATGGCCTGGTCCGTCTCCTTCTACCCACAGGTGATCCAGAACTGGAGGCGGAAAAG TGTCGTTGGTCTCAGCTTTGACTTCTTAGCCCTGAACTTGACAGGCTTCGTGGCCTACAGTGTTTTCAACATCGGTCTTTTGTGGGTGCCCTACATTCAG GAACAGTTTCTCCTCAAATACCCCAACGGCGTGAACCCCGTCGACAATAATGATGTCTTCTTCAGCCTACATGCAGTCGCCCTCACTCTGATTATTATCCTGCAATGCTGCCTATATGAG CGAGGCAACCAGCGCGTGTCGTGGCCCTCTGTTGGCTTCCTGGTACTCGCGTGGCTCTTTGTGTTAGTCACCATGATTGTGGCTGCAGTCGGTGtgaccacatggctacagttcctcttctgcttctcctaCATCAAGCTCGTCATCACGCTGATCAAGTATTTTCCACAG GCCTACATGAACTTTTACTACAAAAGCACCGAGGGCTGGAGCATTGGTGGCGTGCTCCTGGACTTCACAGGGGGCAGCTTCAGCCTCCTCCAGATGTTCCTCCAGTCTTACAATAACG ACGAATGGACGTTGATCTTTGGAGACCCAACCAAGTTCGGACTTGGCGTCTTCACCATCTTCTTTGATGTTGTCTTCTTCATCCAGCACTACTGTTTGTACAGAAAGAAACCGGG GCttcaggcagcacacacag GTTTGCAGCCGATGGCCTTGCCCCAAACCACCAGTGTTTCTGGGAGCAGCTTGAAGGGCTAA
- the Ctns gene encoding cystinosin isoform X1 gives MMRNWLFILTLFLLKSIEKCESTVSLIVPPTVKLENGSSTNVSITLGHPLNTTLVITFEITFHSKNLTILELPDEVVVPPGEKNASFQVTSQNVGQVTVYLHGNHSNQTCPRIRFLVIHSRIVSIINQVIGWIYFMAWSVSFYPQVIQNWRRKSVVGLSFDFLALNLTGFVAYSVFNIGLLWVPYIQEQFLLKYPNGVNPVDNNDVFFSLHAVALTLIIILQCCLYERGNQRVSWPSVGFLVLAWLFVLVTMIVAAVGVTTWLQFLFCFSYIKLVITLIKYFPQAYMNFYYKSTEGWSIGGVLLDFTGGSFSLLQMFLQSYNNDEWTLIFGDPTKFGLGVFTIFFDVVFFIQHYCLYRKKPGLQAAHTGPTANPDRTGQQVCSRWPCPKPPVFLGAA, from the exons ATGATGAGGAATTGGCTGTTTATTTTGACCCTTTTCCTCTTGAAGTCCATAGAGAAATGTG AGTCAACTGTCAGTCTCATTGTGCCTCCCACTGTGAAGCTGGAAAATGGCAGTTCAACCAACGTCAGCATCACCCTTGG GCATCCATTAAATACAACCTTGGTGATCACTTTTGAAATCACGTTTCATTCAAAAAATCTCACTATTCTGGAACTTCCTGATGAA GTCGTAGTGCCTCCCGGAGAGAAGAATGCCTCTTTCCAAGTGACTTCTCAAAACGTTGGACAAGTGACTGTTTATCTGCACGGAAATCATTCCAACCAGACCTG CCCCAGGATTCGGTTCTTGGTGATCCACAGCAGAATCGTTAGCATCATAAACCAGGTGATTGGCTGGATCTACTTCATGGCCTGGTCCGTCTCCTTCTACCCACAGGTGATCCAGAACTGGAGGCGGAAAAG TGTCGTTGGTCTCAGCTTTGACTTCTTAGCCCTGAACTTGACAGGCTTCGTGGCCTACAGTGTTTTCAACATCGGTCTTTTGTGGGTGCCCTACATTCAG GAACAGTTTCTCCTCAAATACCCCAACGGCGTGAACCCCGTCGACAATAATGATGTCTTCTTCAGCCTACATGCAGTCGCCCTCACTCTGATTATTATCCTGCAATGCTGCCTATATGAG CGAGGCAACCAGCGCGTGTCGTGGCCCTCTGTTGGCTTCCTGGTACTCGCGTGGCTCTTTGTGTTAGTCACCATGATTGTGGCTGCAGTCGGTGtgaccacatggctacagttcctcttctgcttctcctaCATCAAGCTCGTCATCACGCTGATCAAGTATTTTCCACAG GCCTACATGAACTTTTACTACAAAAGCACCGAGGGCTGGAGCATTGGTGGCGTGCTCCTGGACTTCACAGGGGGCAGCTTCAGCCTCCTCCAGATGTTCCTCCAGTCTTACAATAACG ACGAATGGACGTTGATCTTTGGAGACCCAACCAAGTTCGGACTTGGCGTCTTCACCATCTTCTTTGATGTTGTCTTCTTCATCCAGCACTACTGTTTGTACAGAAAGAAACCGGG GCttcaggcagcacacacaggtCCGACAGCCAACCCAGACAGAACTGGGCAGCAGGTTTGCAGCCGATGGCCTTGCCCCAAACCACCAGTGTTTCTGGGAGCAGCTTGA